In the genome of Cryptomeria japonica chromosome 8, Sugi_1.0, whole genome shotgun sequence, one region contains:
- the LOC131028862 gene encoding uncharacterized protein LOC131028862 isoform X1: MGLLKEAKENQLKKKVEEGLWSGSESNSGSLPALRSKMKDRALKECDHYAAIFAECARGRTLSVAWRCREQAKKLNTCLHQYTNDEVLEEYKKNYILEQERKAKL; this comes from the exons ATGGGTTTGCTCAAAGAAGCAAAGGAGAATCAGCTTAAGAAGAAAGTCGAAGAAG GTTTATGGTCAGGTTCAGAGTCTAACTCGGGAAGCTTGCCAGCTCTTCGCAGCAAAATGAAGGACAGAGCTCTCAAAGAGTGTGATCACTATGCTGCAATATTTGCTGAATGTGCTCGAGGAAGAACACTCTCTGTAGCTTGGAGATGTCGAGAACAAGCAAAGAAGTTGAATACCTGCCTTCACCAATA CACAAATGATGAGGTATTGGAGGAGTACAAGAAAAATTACATCTTGGAACAAGAACGCAAAGCAAAGTTGTAA
- the LOC131028862 gene encoding uncharacterized protein LOC131028862 isoform X3: protein MGLLKEAKENQLKKKVEEALRSKMKDRALKECDHYAAIFAECARGRTLSVAWRCREQAKKLNTCLHQYTNDEVLEEYKKNYILEQERKAKL from the exons ATGGGTTTGCTCAAAGAAGCAAAGGAGAATCAGCTTAAGAAGAAAGTCGAAGAAG CTCTTCGCAGCAAAATGAAGGACAGAGCTCTCAAAGAGTGTGATCACTATGCTGCAATATTTGCTGAATGTGCTCGAGGAAGAACACTCTCTGTAGCTTGGAGATGTCGAGAACAAGCAAAGAAGTTGAATACCTGCCTTCACCAATA CACAAATGATGAGGTATTGGAGGAGTACAAGAAAAATTACATCTTGGAACAAGAACGCAAAGCAAAGTTGTAA
- the LOC131028862 gene encoding uncharacterized protein LOC131028862 isoform X2, whose amino-acid sequence MGLLKEAKENQLKKKVEEGSESNSGSLPALRSKMKDRALKECDHYAAIFAECARGRTLSVAWRCREQAKKLNTCLHQYTNDEVLEEYKKNYILEQERKAKL is encoded by the exons ATGGGTTTGCTCAAAGAAGCAAAGGAGAATCAGCTTAAGAAGAAAGTCGAAGAAG GTTCAGAGTCTAACTCGGGAAGCTTGCCAGCTCTTCGCAGCAAAATGAAGGACAGAGCTCTCAAAGAGTGTGATCACTATGCTGCAATATTTGCTGAATGTGCTCGAGGAAGAACACTCTCTGTAGCTTGGAGATGTCGAGAACAAGCAAAGAAGTTGAATACCTGCCTTCACCAATA CACAAATGATGAGGTATTGGAGGAGTACAAGAAAAATTACATCTTGGAACAAGAACGCAAAGCAAAGTTGTAA